A genomic region of Runella rosea contains the following coding sequences:
- a CDS encoding outer membrane lipoprotein-sorting protein — protein MKTNKLLVATLAAFVSISSYAQTVDEIVDKHIAAMGGADKLKGVSTIVIERTLAVQNMEIPNKTTVVVGKALRTESSVMGNSMVQVVEGATGWMIRPAMMGGTGDPEDMPAEMVKQQSGQLDPFGELYNYKEKGSKVELVGKEKVEKDDAYHLKVTTKDGQVMEQYIDANTYMLTKLKTTINGQDGEIMFSDYKEVEGIKMANTMDMTSQMGALTFITNKVTVNAKVDESIFKKPTK, from the coding sequence ATGAAAACAAACAAACTTTTGGTTGCGACCTTGGCCGCCTTCGTTTCAATCAGTTCGTACGCCCAAACGGTGGATGAAATCGTGGATAAACATATTGCAGCAATGGGCGGCGCAGATAAATTAAAAGGGGTAAGTACAATAGTGATTGAGCGCACACTCGCGGTTCAAAACATGGAAATCCCTAACAAAACGACGGTAGTGGTCGGCAAGGCCTTACGTACGGAATCGTCGGTAATGGGTAACTCTATGGTGCAGGTGGTGGAGGGTGCAACGGGTTGGATGATACGCCCAGCCATGATGGGTGGAACGGGCGACCCTGAAGACATGCCTGCTGAAATGGTGAAGCAACAGTCGGGCCAATTAGACCCATTTGGCGAGTTGTATAATTACAAAGAAAAGGGTAGCAAAGTAGAGCTGGTAGGCAAAGAAAAAGTAGAAAAAGACGATGCGTATCACCTCAAAGTTACGACGAAAGACGGTCAGGTGATGGAGCAATACATTGATGCTAATACCTATATGTTGACTAAGCTGAAAACAACGATAAATGGTCAAGATGGCGAAATTATGTTTTCAGATTATAAAGAGGTAGAAGGCATCAAGATGGCCAATACCATGGATATGACCAGTCAAATGGGAGCGTTGACTTTTATCACCAACAAAGTGACGGTCAATGCCAAGGTAGACGAATCTATCTTTAAGAAGCCAACGAAGTAA
- a CDS encoding M3 family metallopeptidase, with protein MKKTITVLLSAIYLTALVSMDVASQNPFFSNYNTPFGVPPFAQIKNEHFEPAFIEGMKQQAAEIAAITAQKEAPTFTNTILALENSGDLLDRVGTVFFNFNSANTNEGIQKIAQTLSPKMSKHRDDIQLNAELFKRVKTVYDQRSTAKLTGEQLMLLEKTYKSFVRSGAALSAEKQERMRKINAEMSLLTLKFGQNLLAENNNYTLVIEKKEDLSGLPESLIAAAADDAKKRKMEGKWVFTLQNPSIMPFLQYADNRSLREKIFKAYLERGNHNDAYDNKAIMTNIVALRAEKAALLGYENHAAYVLEESMSKTPAKVSELLNQLWTATVPVTKQEAAELQTLMDKDGKNEKLESWDWRYYAEKLRKQKYDLNEEELRPYFSLDNVRKGIFTLCQRLYGLKFEPRTDIPVYHEEATAYEVKEANGQHVGVMYMDFHPRASKRGGAWMTSYREQEMENGKRVAPIVSIVCNFSRPSGNAPALLSMDEVQTFFHEFGHALHGLLSNVNYGSLSGTSVPRDFVELPSQIMENWATEPEMLKLYAKHYQTGAVIPDALIEKMKKSSLFNQGFETSEYLAASLLDMSYHTLKPGQTPTDVLTFEKEAMDKIGLISQIPPRYRTTYFQHIFSGGYSAGYYSYIWSAVLDADAFEVFKQKGLFDPKSAQSFRKNVLEKGGTDEPMKLYLNFRGAEPDIKPLLRRRGLMKEVN; from the coding sequence ATGAAAAAGACCATAACCGTTCTATTATCAGCAATTTACTTAACTGCTCTCGTGTCGATGGATGTTGCTTCTCAAAATCCTTTTTTTAGTAACTACAACACACCTTTTGGCGTGCCCCCCTTTGCTCAAATCAAAAATGAGCATTTTGAACCCGCTTTTATCGAAGGCATGAAACAGCAAGCGGCGGAGATTGCGGCCATTACCGCCCAAAAAGAAGCGCCAACTTTTACCAATACAATTTTGGCGTTGGAAAACAGCGGCGATTTGCTGGACCGCGTCGGAACCGTGTTTTTTAATTTTAACAGCGCCAACACCAACGAAGGTATTCAGAAAATTGCGCAAACGCTGTCGCCCAAAATGTCTAAGCACCGCGACGATATTCAACTGAATGCGGAATTGTTCAAGCGGGTGAAAACCGTTTATGACCAACGTAGTACCGCAAAACTAACGGGAGAACAGTTGATGTTGCTCGAAAAAACCTACAAAAGCTTTGTGCGTAGCGGTGCGGCTCTCTCGGCCGAGAAGCAAGAACGGATGCGTAAAATCAACGCCGAAATGTCGCTACTGACCTTAAAATTTGGTCAGAATCTATTGGCCGAAAACAACAATTATACGTTGGTCATTGAAAAAAAAGAAGACCTGAGTGGCTTGCCGGAGTCGCTGATTGCCGCCGCCGCCGATGATGCTAAAAAACGTAAAATGGAAGGAAAATGGGTGTTTACGCTGCAAAACCCCAGCATCATGCCTTTTTTGCAATACGCCGATAATCGCTCATTGCGGGAAAAGATTTTTAAAGCCTACCTCGAACGCGGAAACCACAACGACGCCTACGATAACAAAGCTATCATGACCAACATCGTGGCGTTGCGGGCCGAAAAAGCGGCTTTGCTTGGCTATGAAAACCATGCTGCCTACGTGTTGGAAGAGAGCATGTCGAAAACGCCTGCTAAAGTAAGTGAACTACTGAACCAATTGTGGACCGCCACCGTGCCCGTGACCAAACAGGAAGCCGCGGAGTTGCAGACGTTGATGGACAAAGACGGCAAAAACGAAAAACTGGAAAGTTGGGATTGGCGCTACTACGCCGAAAAATTGCGTAAGCAAAAATACGACCTCAACGAAGAGGAATTACGTCCTTATTTTTCGTTGGACAACGTGCGCAAGGGTATTTTTACGCTTTGCCAGCGACTATACGGCCTGAAATTCGAGCCACGTACTGATATTCCCGTCTATCATGAAGAGGCCACGGCCTACGAAGTAAAAGAAGCCAATGGGCAGCACGTGGGGGTGATGTACATGGATTTTCACCCGCGTGCGAGCAAGCGCGGTGGTGCTTGGATGACGAGCTACCGCGAGCAAGAAATGGAAAACGGCAAGCGCGTGGCTCCCATAGTCTCCATTGTTTGTAATTTCTCCCGCCCTTCGGGCAATGCTCCTGCTTTGCTTAGCATGGATGAAGTGCAGACGTTCTTTCATGAATTTGGGCATGCATTGCACGGCCTACTTTCCAACGTCAATTATGGTAGTCTGTCGGGCACGTCGGTGCCGCGTGATTTTGTGGAGCTGCCTTCGCAAATCATGGAAAACTGGGCCACTGAGCCAGAAATGTTGAAATTGTACGCCAAACATTACCAAACAGGTGCGGTGATTCCTGACGCACTTATTGAAAAAATGAAAAAAAGCAGTTTGTTCAATCAGGGCTTTGAAACGTCGGAATACTTGGCAGCATCGTTGCTTGATATGAGTTATCATACCCTCAAGCCTGGGCAAACACCAACGGATGTGCTGACGTTTGAAAAAGAGGCGATGGACAAAATTGGCCTGATTTCTCAGATTCCGCCGCGCTATCGCACCACGTATTTTCAGCATATTTTCTCGGGCGGGTATTCGGCAGGCTATTACAGTTATATTTGGTCGGCGGTATTGGATGCCGATGCTTTTGAAGTTTTTAAGCAAAAAGGCCTTTTTGATCCCAAATCTGCTCAGTCTTTCCGTAAAAATGTACTAGAAAAGGGTGGGACCGACGAGCCGATGAAACTTTACCTCAACTTCCGTGGTGCCGAGCCAGACATTAAGCCGCTCCTGCGTCGTCGGGGATTGATGAAGGAAGTGAACTAG
- a CDS encoding sensor histidine kinase, which produces MQTITTDDSQRAKPNDKWFRIIGVPVAVLPFVFFYIREYGFNWSLVWLTFGWGLISTGLSWELLRWWVFQARANYFQIDNTGRRVLLTFIGYALLTSLIQPIETWGLSQIDPTGLVADPTHRVYLTHIAMAISFAFIVGGVYEVIYYLKLYRLALTDAEDLKKAKMQTELDALRQQVNPHFLFNSLNSLTALIGEDPQKAETFSEELSSVYRYLLRCNDATLVPLSAELDFLNSYYHLLKTRHGDSLILTANILSNGEERQLPPLTLQLLIENAVKHNIILPEQPLNINLYLDESNWLVVSNNIQRKSTRVLSNGVGLSNILTKYRMLGQPAPIIEDDGREFRVTLPLV; this is translated from the coding sequence GTGCAAACAATAACTACCGACGATTCTCAACGTGCTAAACCCAACGACAAATGGTTTCGGATCATCGGTGTTCCGGTGGCTGTTTTACCGTTTGTATTCTTCTATATACGTGAGTACGGATTTAATTGGTCATTGGTATGGCTCACCTTTGGTTGGGGGCTGATATCGACAGGCTTAAGTTGGGAGTTATTGCGTTGGTGGGTATTCCAAGCACGAGCCAACTATTTTCAGATTGATAATACTGGTCGGCGCGTTCTACTTACGTTTATCGGTTATGCGTTGCTAACCTCTTTGATACAGCCTATAGAAACTTGGGGACTCAGCCAAATTGACCCAACAGGCCTGGTTGCAGACCCAACTCACCGCGTGTATCTGACCCATATCGCCATGGCCATTTCGTTTGCCTTTATTGTCGGCGGCGTCTACGAGGTCATTTACTATCTGAAACTGTATCGATTAGCCCTGACAGATGCCGAGGACCTCAAAAAGGCAAAGATGCAAACTGAATTAGATGCGCTGCGCCAGCAAGTTAATCCACACTTTTTGTTCAACAGCCTTAATTCACTAACCGCGCTAATCGGCGAAGATCCGCAGAAAGCCGAAACATTTAGTGAAGAACTGAGTTCGGTGTATCGCTATCTACTCCGTTGCAACGACGCAACATTGGTGCCACTGTCGGCAGAACTGGACTTTCTTAACTCTTACTATCACTTGCTCAAAACTCGCCACGGTGACTCGCTAATATTAACAGCAAATATTCTATCCAACGGTGAAGAGCGGCAACTTCCCCCCTTGACGCTGCAACTACTGATTGAGAACGCCGTTAAGCACAACATCATATTGCCCGAACAGCCGCTAAACATCAATTTATATCTTGACGAATCAAACTGGCTTGTGGTCAGCAATAACATACAGCGTAAATCTACGCGGGTGTTGAGCAACGGCGTTGGACTAAGTAACATCCTTACCAAGTACCGCATGTTGGGCCAACCCGCGCCCATCATTGAGGATGACGGGCGCGAATTTCGCGTTACCCTACCACTGGTATAA
- a CDS encoding cupin domain-containing protein, whose translation MNYSLPHTIDNFLGEKLIFKRILHESDGDVLIGESFVQPGSGPPMHTHWLQDEGFTVLKGRIGYQVAGQPKQYANAGESVVFKRGTPHCFWNDGSDILHCEGWLKPANTIMFFLSSIFAAQKKSGKAQPEVFDAAYLITRYASEYEMNEIPVFVRKVILPVVYRIGKLFNKYEHFKDAPEPVKYP comes from the coding sequence ATGAACTATTCATTGCCACATACCATCGATAATTTCCTTGGTGAAAAATTAATTTTCAAGCGTATACTACACGAGTCAGACGGTGATGTCTTGATCGGTGAGAGTTTTGTGCAACCTGGCAGCGGCCCACCCATGCATACTCATTGGCTACAAGATGAAGGTTTTACGGTATTAAAAGGGCGAATTGGGTATCAAGTTGCAGGACAGCCGAAGCAGTACGCAAATGCAGGGGAGTCGGTTGTGTTCAAACGCGGTACCCCTCACTGTTTTTGGAACGACGGCTCGGATATCTTGCACTGTGAAGGGTGGCTAAAGCCTGCCAACACCATTATGTTTTTTCTGAGTAGCATCTTTGCCGCCCAAAAAAAATCGGGCAAAGCCCAACCTGAAGTTTTTGATGCAGCTTATCTCATCACACGTTATGCAAGCGAATATGAGATGAACGAAATACCAGTTTTTGTCAGGAAAGTTATTCTGCCAGTTGTGTATCGAATCGGTAAACTATTTAATAAATACGAACATTTCAAAGATGCTCCCGAACCAGTGAAGTATCCGTAA
- a CDS encoding class I SAM-dependent methyltransferase, with protein sequence MENPKHIVQQGYDRLGSRYRAHYENTNPERYIDWLTELTQRLPSKANVLELGCADGIPTARFLSQDFEYLGIDISPVQIELARINVPSAHFEAADMSTLSLPSSSFEGIIALYSLIHVPLVEQVTLINAIYQWLKPNGYFLCVVGADEWTGTEANWIESGTLMYWSQADAAKYQSWFIKTGFTIIDRRFVPEGTNGHTFFFVQKTA encoded by the coding sequence ATGGAAAATCCTAAACACATTGTACAACAAGGCTATGACCGATTAGGCAGTCGCTACCGCGCACACTATGAAAATACAAATCCAGAGCGGTATATTGATTGGCTAACCGAATTAACCCAACGTTTACCGTCGAAAGCCAACGTTCTTGAATTGGGTTGTGCCGACGGGATTCCGACGGCTCGTTTTCTAAGCCAAGATTTTGAGTACTTGGGAATAGACATTTCTCCCGTACAAATCGAACTGGCCCGCATCAATGTTCCCAGTGCTCACTTTGAGGCTGCCGATATGTCCACACTGAGCTTACCTTCCTCTTCGTTTGAAGGGATTATTGCGCTGTATTCGCTTATTCATGTTCCTTTAGTTGAGCAAGTTACGTTAATTAACGCTATCTATCAATGGCTTAAGCCCAATGGCTATTTTCTGTGTGTTGTAGGGGCTGATGAGTGGACAGGCACAGAAGCGAACTGGATTGAATCTGGTACGCTTATGTACTGGAGTCAAGCGGATGCGGCCAAGTATCAATCTTGGTTTATTAAAACTGGGTTTACGATTATTGACCGTCGCTTTGTGCCCGAAGGAACCAATGGGCATACATTCTTTTTTGTACAAAAGACAGCTTAG
- a CDS encoding LytR/AlgR family response regulator transcription factor has protein sequence MKLNCITVDDEPPALGLLNTFVEQTPFLNLMGQYANGVEALQAIHSQSIHLVFLDIQMPDLNGMELARIISQTNSLVQTRIVFTTAYNQFAVEGYKVDALDYLMKPFSYEEFLRAATKGKNHFELAENNLQENCMFVKSDYKLIRVDFDSILYIESFKDYVKIHLTPPAAPIITLSRLKAIEDKLPPSRFLRIHRSFIVAIHKVDSISRNAVSIGKTTLSVGDLYKDAFKELMGV, from the coding sequence ATGAAATTGAATTGTATTACTGTAGATGACGAACCGCCCGCGCTCGGACTGCTCAATACTTTTGTGGAGCAAACTCCTTTTTTGAACTTAATGGGCCAGTATGCCAACGGGGTAGAAGCACTACAAGCTATTCATAGTCAGTCAATTCACCTTGTGTTTTTGGATATTCAGATGCCAGATCTAAACGGAATGGAGCTTGCCCGGATTATCAGTCAAACAAACTCGTTGGTGCAGACCCGCATTGTATTCACCACGGCCTATAATCAGTTCGCGGTAGAAGGCTACAAAGTGGATGCGTTGGATTATCTGATGAAACCATTCAGTTACGAAGAGTTTTTAAGAGCCGCCACCAAGGGAAAAAACCATTTTGAGTTGGCTGAAAATAATCTTCAAGAAAACTGCATGTTTGTGAAATCTGATTACAAGCTGATTCGGGTAGATTTTGATTCTATTTTATACATCGAATCGTTCAAGGATTACGTCAAGATTCATCTTACTCCGCCTGCTGCCCCGATCATTACGCTGAGCCGCCTGAAAGCCATCGAAGACAAGCTACCTCCCTCAAGGTTTCTCCGAATACACCGCTCATTTATTGTCGCTATTCATAAAGTAGATTCAATCAGCAGAAATGCCGTTTCTATTGGAAAAACAACGCTTTCCGTGGGCGATTTGTACAAGGATGCTTTTAAGGAATTAATGGGCGTATAG
- a CDS encoding TonB-dependent receptor domain-containing protein, whose product MKKIYFLLAITLLASTLLTPAMAQFPMGGATPTKALPGTAGDQTPKGSSKITGFVVDSSVTKAVEFANIALYNKATGKAVDGTVADEKGKFVLNKIVEGEYRLLISFLGFKNKTIENIILAKGQELELGVIKLSANVQTLSEVVVTGQAALIEEKVDRLVYNADKDISAKGGDAADVLRKVPLLTVDLDGNVSLRGSQNIRVLINNKPSTIIASSVSDALKQIPADQIKTVEVITSPSAKYDAEGSAGIINIITKKNSLQGMNLNIDGGVGNRGSSLALNGSYRKGKAGFTLGGFGRANYNIITKTSLEQTGIVNGITTLTRQTGDGSSNMLFGQYNLGFDYDLAKNQSITAGVRYGVRNMVNQQDLVTRLFTNGVAGLASSRNVDAKNLSGTVDINVDYLHTYKKPQQEWSISTLYSRNGLTNDFDANLLNGEGSLTSRQRNLNANVNQEFTLQTDYQTPIKKNQLLEFGAKGIFREVTSDYRYLLAGPTGEFTKEINQPSGELIYHQNIAAGYTSYTYTTKKRYTFKGGLRYEHTFIDASTREGGPIGIGDYGVLVPSVNASKTIKGTTLKLGYNRRIQRPGLQQLNPNFNAANPQNITIGNPSLRPELTNNFELGLSKTIKKVFVNATFFGRVTNNAISQVRRPSDTLAGAIVTTFENIGRQHAYGTNIFANIAVTSKINVGIFSNVFYTTLTGQAMGENGVSENLTNDGFNVSGGMFSQAQFKNGWGAQAFGFLQGSQVQLQGMQGGFGFYTVGIKKEFKNKKGSIGLAGENFLSRRFNIHTELNSAQFNQVSDVYLYNRGVRMTFTYKIGKMTMEAPKKKARSVNNDDVKTEGNGQAAPGAAPAGGASRP is encoded by the coding sequence ATGAAAAAAATTTATTTCCTTCTCGCTATTACACTTCTTGCCTCTACCCTCCTGACGCCCGCAATGGCGCAGTTTCCGATGGGGGGAGCCACCCCGACCAAAGCCCTGCCAGGAACGGCGGGCGACCAAACGCCCAAAGGTAGTTCTAAAATTACGGGTTTTGTGGTGGATTCATCGGTTACCAAAGCCGTTGAGTTTGCCAATATTGCGCTCTACAACAAAGCCACAGGAAAAGCCGTAGATGGTACCGTAGCTGACGAAAAAGGGAAATTTGTTTTGAATAAAATCGTGGAGGGAGAGTATCGTTTGCTCATTTCCTTTCTGGGATTTAAGAACAAAACGATTGAAAACATAATACTAGCCAAAGGTCAAGAATTGGAGCTTGGGGTGATAAAACTTAGCGCTAATGTGCAGACGCTCAGTGAGGTAGTCGTAACTGGGCAGGCCGCTTTGATTGAAGAAAAAGTGGACCGCTTGGTGTACAATGCCGACAAAGACATCTCAGCCAAAGGAGGAGATGCGGCCGACGTGTTGCGTAAGGTGCCTTTACTCACGGTAGATTTGGACGGCAACGTATCGCTGCGGGGGAGTCAAAACATTCGGGTGCTGATCAACAACAAACCCAGTACCATTATTGCTAGCAGTGTTTCCGACGCGTTGAAACAAATTCCCGCCGACCAAATCAAAACCGTGGAAGTGATTACCAGCCCGTCGGCAAAATACGATGCAGAAGGCTCGGCAGGGATTATCAACATCATTACCAAGAAAAACAGTCTTCAGGGAATGAACCTGAACATAGACGGGGGCGTGGGCAACCGAGGCTCTTCGCTGGCCCTCAACGGAAGTTACCGCAAGGGGAAAGCTGGGTTTACGCTCGGTGGGTTTGGCCGTGCCAACTACAACATAATTACCAAAACGAGCTTGGAACAAACGGGTATCGTTAATGGTATCACCACACTGACCCGGCAAACGGGCGATGGCAGCAGCAATATGTTGTTTGGGCAATATAATCTTGGTTTTGACTACGACTTGGCCAAAAACCAAAGCATCACCGCTGGGGTACGTTATGGGGTTCGGAACATGGTAAACCAGCAAGATTTGGTGACAAGATTGTTTACTAATGGCGTGGCGGGATTGGCTTCGAGCCGCAATGTAGATGCTAAAAACCTCTCAGGAACTGTTGATATCAACGTAGATTACCTGCATACTTACAAAAAACCTCAGCAAGAATGGAGCATTTCGACGCTCTATAGCCGCAATGGCCTGACGAATGATTTTGATGCCAATTTATTGAACGGCGAAGGCAGTCTGACGAGTCGTCAACGGAATCTTAACGCAAATGTAAATCAAGAATTTACGTTGCAAACGGATTACCAAACACCGATTAAGAAAAACCAGTTGCTAGAGTTTGGGGCAAAAGGGATTTTTCGGGAAGTGACCAGCGATTACCGCTATTTGTTGGCGGGTCCAACGGGTGAATTTACCAAAGAAATCAATCAACCCTCTGGCGAGCTGATTTATCACCAAAACATAGCGGCGGGCTACACATCTTACACCTACACCACTAAAAAACGCTACACCTTCAAAGGCGGATTGCGCTACGAGCACACATTCATCGACGCCAGCACCCGCGAAGGTGGTCCCATCGGAATCGGTGATTATGGCGTGTTGGTGCCGAGCGTCAACGCTTCCAAAACCATTAAAGGCACGACCTTGAAATTGGGCTACAATCGACGGATTCAGCGCCCAGGATTGCAGCAACTGAACCCTAACTTCAACGCCGCCAACCCCCAAAATATCACAATCGGTAACCCAAGTTTACGGCCTGAATTGACCAATAACTTTGAATTAGGATTGAGCAAAACCATCAAAAAAGTATTTGTGAATGCTACCTTCTTCGGACGTGTGACCAATAACGCCATTTCGCAAGTACGACGCCCTTCCGATACCCTGGCGGGTGCGATTGTGACTACTTTTGAAAACATTGGCCGTCAACACGCTTACGGGACCAACATTTTTGCCAACATCGCCGTTACCTCCAAAATCAACGTGGGGATTTTCTCTAATGTGTTCTACACCACCCTGACTGGACAAGCAATGGGAGAGAACGGGGTCTCAGAAAATCTCACCAACGATGGTTTTAACGTAAGTGGTGGGATGTTTTCGCAGGCGCAATTTAAAAATGGCTGGGGCGCACAGGCATTTGGGTTCTTGCAAGGATCACAGGTGCAGTTGCAGGGAATGCAGGGAGGATTCGGTTTTTATACCGTAGGAATCAAGAAAGAGTTTAAAAACAAAAAAGGCAGTATAGGGTTGGCGGGAGAAAACTTTCTGAGCCGTCGTTTCAACATCCATACCGAACTCAATTCTGCCCAGTTCAATCAGGTAAGTGATGTGTACCTTTACAACCGAGGTGTGCGTATGACATTCACCTACAAAATTGGAAAAATGACCATGGAAGCTCCCAAAAAGAAAGCTCGCTCGGTCAACAATGACGATGTAAAAACTGAAGGAAACGGCCAAGCGGCGCCTGGCGCAGCGCCCGCAGGCGGTGCCTCAAGACCTTAG